A region from the Triticum aestivum cultivar Chinese Spring chromosome 3D, IWGSC CS RefSeq v2.1, whole genome shotgun sequence genome encodes:
- the LOC123079474 gene encoding uncharacterized protein — protein sequence MAPAALSAPVLRVSARSTGTRAAAPAPAGGLRFGKTACQHSGHSGQAVLRSKVLLRPVGQRRRLALRSSVDDSKATDDKVEFGYSRKDVLLIGVGVTLLGYGLKSGLEFVGVDPLQAGNVVQLFIVLGMTVGWISSYMIRVANKDMTYATQLRNYEKQVMEKRLESLSEAELQVLLEQVEEEKERLPPTRRDQGITINRKTEDQTTAN from the exons ATGGCGCCAGCAGCCCTGTCCGCCCCCGTCCTTCGCGTCTCTGCCCGCTCGACGGGGACTAgggccgccgcgcccgcgcccgccggcGGACTCCGCTTTGGCAAGACGGCTTGCCAGCACTCCGGCCACTCTG GCCAAGCTGTGCTGCGATCGAAGGTGCTGCTGAGGCCCGTGGGACAGAGGAGGCGCTTAGCGCTGAGAAGCAGCGTGGATGACTCCAAAGCCACGGATGACAAG GTAGAGTTCGGGTACTCGAGGAAAGACGTGCTGCTGATCGGCGTCGGCGTCACCCTCCTCGGCTACGGCCTCAAGTCCGGCCTCGAG TTCGTCGGCGTCGACCCCCTGCAAGCCGGCAACGTGGTCCAGCTGTTCATCGTGCTCGGGATGACGGTGGGGTGGATCTCCTCCTACATGATCCGGGTGGCCAACAAGGACATGACCTACGCCACGCAGCTCAGGAACTACGAGAAGCAAGTCATGGAG AAACGGCTGGAGAGCCTGTCGGAGGCGGAGCTGCAGGTGCTGCTGGAGcaggtggaggaggagaaggaacgCCTGCCGCCGACGAGGAGGGATCAGGGGATCACCATCAACAGGAAGACGGAGGATCAGACCACTGCCAACTAA
- the LOC123079473 gene encoding psbP domain-containing protein 6, chloroplastic (The sequence of the model RefSeq protein was modified relative to this genomic sequence to represent the inferred CDS: added 4 bases not found in genome assembly) — protein MASSSSVFSPLLRPSLRLPVASVTTRSSVPHAVSVDSAAAATQPAPLAVVSHRRELVVGTALGALLSATPLPVGAREVEAGKYLPPAPSSPGFVFFKASTKDTPALRAGNVEPYEFILPPTWKQLRVANILSGNYCQPKCAEPWVEVKFEDERQGKVQVVASPLIRLTNRPNATIEDIGSPEKLIASLGPFVTGNTLEPEEIIETSVEKIGDLTYYSYVLETPLALTGSHNLAKATAKGSTVVLFVASASDKQWQSSEKILKAMVDSFQI, from the exons cttcctcctcctccgtcttCTCCCCGCTCCTGCGGCCGTCCCTCCGGCTGCCCGTCGCCTCGGTCACCACGCGCTCCTCTGTTCCCCACGCTGTGTCGGTGGACAGCGCGGCCGCTGCCACGCAGCCGGCGCCTCTAGCGGTTGTCAGTCACAGGAGGGAGCTGGTGGTGGGGACGGCGCTCGGCGCGCTGTTGTCGGCGACGCCGCTGCCCGTTGGTGCGCGGGAGGTCGAGGCCGGCAAGTACCTGCCGCCGGCGCCGTCCAGCCCGGGCTTCGTGTTCTTCAAGGCCAGCACCAAGGACACCCCTGCCCTCCGGGCTG GCAATGTGGAACCATACGAGTTCATCCTGCCGCCCACCTGGAAGCAGCTGCGAGTGGCCAACATACTTTCCGGCAACTACTGCCAGCCCAAGTGCGCGGAGCCATGGGTGGAGGTGAAATTCGAGGATGAGAGGCAGGGCAAAGTGCAGGTAGTCGCCTCGCCGCTCATCCGCCTGACCAACAGGCCGAACGCCACCATCGAGGACATCGGCAGCCCCGAGAAGCTGATCGCCTCCCTGGGGCCTTTCGTCACCGGCAACACCTTGGAGCCCGAAGAGATCATCGAGACCTCTGTCGAGAAGATCGGCGACCTAACT TACTACAGCTATGTGTTGGAGACTCCACTGGCACTGACGGGCTCTCACAATCTGGCCAAGGCCACGGCCAAGGGGAGCACTGTGGTGCTCTTCGTCGCGAGCGCCAGCGACAAGCAGTGGCAGTCGTCGGAAAAGATTCTGAAGGCTATGGTAGATTCGTTCCAAATATGA